A stretch of DNA from Desmospora activa DSM 45169:
AGCAATTGAAAACATCGATATCGGTGGGCCGTCGATGGTACGGGCCGCTGCCAAAAATCATCGCTTTACTACAGTAGCGGTAGATCCTGTTGATTATGAAACGATCCTAGCGGAAATGGATCAGGGTGGGGTAACTGATGAGACGCGCCAACAGTTGGCGGCCAAAGCGTTTCGCCACACTGCCGCTTATGATGCCCTCATCGCTTCCTACTTGAGTGCAGAAGTAAATGAACCCTATCCGGAGAAGTGGACCGTAACCTATGAGAAGAAACAAGATCTTCGTTATGGGGAGAATCCGCATCAATCTGCTGCTTTTTATCAACAGCCTCTGGCAGCTGCGGGTAGTTTAGCGACGGCAAAACAGCTTCACGGGAAAGCATTGTCTTATAACAATATCAACGATGCCAACACCGCTTTGGAGATTGTGTCCGAGTTTGATCGTCCGGCTGTCGTTGCCGTTAAACATATGAATCCCTGCGGTGTCGGCAGCGGTGAGACGATCTTGGAGGCATATGAAAAAGCGTATGAGGCGGACCCCGTTTCCATTTTTGGTGGTATTGTCGCCTTGAATCGAACGGTGGATGAAGCGACTGCCCGCCGCTTAAAAGAGATCTTCCTGGAAATTATCTTGGCACCGGGGTTTGATGCCGCTGCCCTGGAGATTTTGCAAGAAAAGAAGAATCTTCGCCTGCTAAAGGTGGAGGTTTCCGCTTTTGGGAATGCGTCATCCCGCCGTCTGCAAACGGTGGAAGGGGGCTTATTGGTACAAGAAGCGGATCGAAAAGCGTTGGATCGCGCTGATTGCGAAGTTGTGACCAATCGTACCCCTTCCGCAGTAGAGTGGGAGCAATTGCTGTTTGCCTGGCGGGTCGTCAAACACGTCAAGTCAAACGCGATCGCTTTGTCCCGTGATTTTCGTACGATCGGAGTGGGAGCGGGCCAGATGAACCGCGTCGGTGCGGCGCGGATCGCCTTAGAACAGGCAGGGGAAGCGGCACATGGAGCGGTATTGGCATCTGACGCCTTTTTCCCGATGAAGGATACGGTGGAGCTTGCTGCTGCCGCCGGGATTAAAGCGATTATCCAGCCTGGTGGTTCCATTCGCGATCAAGAATCGATCGAGGAAGCCAACCGGCACGGCATCGCGATGGTGTTTACCGGTGTCCGTCACTTTAAGCATTAAAACAGAGACTTCACACGTGGAACGGCTGCTTCTTTCCCAACGTATGATAAAGTGCTCCAGCAAAAAGCTGAGGCCGTAGGTACAAAGGGGGAGGAACGGCCGTGGTTATCATCCGACGGTCATTTACGTTGGTTGTCACCACCTTGACATTAATGTGGATCACGGTTTTTCTCGGCTGGTATGAACCGTTTTCCTGGCAATACAGCATACGGGTGATTGGCTCCTTATACTTTTTGTTGGCGATTTTGACCAGCGGATTAATGTCCCTTCCCACAATTAGGGAAAAAGGGAAGGAAAACAAAGGGCAGCGGGAAGAGTGGTCTTTTATTTTTCTATTGGTGACCGTTATCTTGTTTGGAATCAGCCTCGCCTTTCCATAAACGGCGAGGTTTGCTGCTTGGACAAGCCCCCTTAGGGGGAGGGATTTTGAAGATGATAGGAGGGAGTTATGATGCGGGTATTGGTTGTTGGCAGCGGGGGGCGAGAACATACCCTCGTGTGGAAATTAAAGCAGAGCCCACAGGTAAAGCAGCTGTTTTGTGCGCCGGGTAATGCAGGGATCGAAACCTTAGCCACAAGCGTTCCCATCTCCGCTACCGATGTGGAGGGATTGGTGCGGTTTGTAGCGGAACGGGAGATTGATCTGACAGTGATCGGTCCAGAAGCTTCGCTTTTGGCCGGTGTGGTGGATGCATTGGAAGTAAATGGGCACCTCGTGTTCGGCCCTAATCGCGAAGCGGCCCAAGTGGAAGGCAGTAAGCGTTTTGCGAAAGAATTGATGGAGGCTTACGGTATTCCTACTGGACGATACCGCTCTTTTACCGATCCGGACGCAGCATTGACTTATATCCGGGAACAGGGTGCTCCCATCGTCGTAAAAGCGGACGGTTTAGCGGCAGGGAAGGGTGTGGTGGTGGCTCAAACCCTGCAAGAAGCAGAAGCAGCAGTGCACCATATCATGGAAGAGCGCGCCTTTGGCGATGCGGGAACATCGATTGTGGTAGAGGAGTTTTTGACCGGACAGGAAATGTCGTTAATGGCTTTTGTCGACGGTGAAACGGTTATTCCGATGGTGCCCGCTCAGGATCATAAGCCGGTCTTTAATGATGACCAGGGTCCTAATACCGGTGGAATGGGCGCATATAGCCCTGTCCCCCAAATCGCCGATCGTATCGTTCAGCAAGCGGTAACACAAATTTTGGAACCGATGGCCAAGGGGATGGTCCAAGCCGGTCTCACTTATCGCGGAGTCTTATATGCCGGGTTGATGATCACTCCGGAGGGACCAAAAGTAATCGAATTTAATGCCCGCTTTGGTGATCCGGAAACACAAGTCGTGTTACCGCGGATGGAGTCAGATTTAGCGGAAGTGCTGTTGGCGGTGGCTCAGGGACGCTTGCAACAGATCGAGGTGTCCTGGAAAAAGGAAGCCGCTTGTTGCATTGTGATGGCTTCCGGCGGCTATCCTGGCTCCTATGAAAAAGGAAAGCCCATTCAGGGGTTGTTTACCGAGGCGAATAATGCCGCCATTTTTCATGCCGGAACCGCTCATACAGAAGACGGTATCGTTACTGCTGGCGGACGTGTACTCGGAGTAACCGCTTGGGGGAGCGATTTATCCCAAGCCCGAAACCAGGCATATGCCCAGGTGAAAACGATCCAATTTGAAGGGGCCCATTATCGCACCGATATAGGCTCACGGGCGTTAGAGAAGTAGAGAGTGAATAGGCTATGGGCATGTTTCCGAAGCCACGTCTGTTGATCGACTCCCCAACGGAGTCTCCACGGTACCTAACCGTTTAGCGGCTACACATACTAAAAAAACTGAGTCCGGCATCATACCGGTCTCAGTTTTTTTTGTTTAATACCAAATGACGAAGGATGTGTTGAAACAAGGACAAACGACCTAAAAATAGGACTTTTCTGTTAATTGTAACGGGGTGCATTGTAGAAACTGACGTGCCATGTTATGATGTTAGCATGATCTTTTTCTGCACAGGCTTGTGCGGATTGGAGTGATCCATATCAATCAGAAAGAGGATCTTATCTTCTCGTTTTTACTCGTCGTTCGCAATGAGGAAGATTATATAGAGAATCTGTTGGAATCGATTTTGCATCAGGACTTTCCCCATGACCGATACGAGATTATAATCATCGATGGTGAGTCGACAGATCGAACGCCAGAATTGGTGGAGGCGTTTGAACGGCGTTACCCTGATCGGATTCGGTCGTATATGAATCCGCGTAAAATCCTGGCCACAGGCTGGAACATCGGCATTCAACATTCACGGGGGCGGTATGTGATCCGGGTAGATGGTCACAGTCAAATCCCCCGGGACTTTTTAAGCCGAACCTATGAAGTAGCGCAAAGAGTGCCGGAAGCGGCTTGTGTCGGTGGCGTCATCGAGAGCAGAGGAACGGGTTTTTGGGGTGAAGTAAATGCCTATGTCTATTCCCATCCCTTTGGTGTGGGAAATTCCAAATTTCGTACCACCAAAAACAAATGGGAAGGATATGTAGATACGGTTCCGTATGCCGCTTATAAGCGGGAAGTCTTTGAAGAGGTCGGCTACTTTGATGAAAATCTAAAGCGGAATGAGGATCTGGAGATGCATGCCCGCGTACGGCGGGCGGGTGGAAAATTCTTTCTGTCCACCATCATCCGCTCTACCTACTATGTCCGCAATACGTTACCAACATTGATGCAAAAATCATTTGCCGATGGAAAATGGACGCTCGTCGCCAGTAAGCGCGGCATGGGAGTGCTGCGTGGACGCCATTTCATTCCGTTTATCGTGGTAATGGCTACGTTGGCGTTTACCGTAGCATCCTTTTTCAGTGCGATCGCATGGTACACATTTTTAACACTGATGGGGACATATACTACCCTTCTCCTCGTCTCTTCCTGGGGACTGAAAAAAGAAAAAGGTTGGAAGTACTTTGTCCCAACGATGGTATCTTTTTTCCTGCTTCATTTTAGCCGGGGAGTCGGTTCTGCCGCCGGATTGATGAGCAGGGAGTATTGGGGGAATGAACGGGTATATGAAGAGCGATACGACAAAAACGTTACCAACGCTGCCCGTTGATTCCAACCGGATTTTGGCTTACCGAGAACGTTGCCAGAAACCGCGACATATGGAAGAGATCTGGTCCTGGTTTGTCTTGCGCCGGATCTCCATTTATATAACCTTGCTGTTGAGCCGTACACCCCTTACGCCAAATGGAATCAGCTGGCTCAGTCTTCTCTTTTTCACCTTAACGGGGTGGCTCCTGCTGACGGGAGAACCATGGGGTTGGCTGCTGGCGGTCGTCAGTTACAACTTGGGCTATTTATGTGATTGTATGGATGGTGAGCTGGCCCGAATCAAAGGGGTAACCAGCCAGCGGGGTGTATTTTTAGACACCTTGATCCGTGCTTTAAGCATCCCCGTCTGGAGCGCCGCCGCTTGGATGGTCCCACACGCCTTTGGATGGATGGAGTGGGGATTGGGTGTCGCTACTTGGGCTTACGTGATGATTTTGGTTGCCACCCTCGCTTTGTTGGTGCCCTTATCATACAATTATGTCCATGTGAAGACGGATGAAAACGATCCGGTCAGCGCCATGCGAACTCAATCCAATAAGATGGAGTGGATTGCATTTTTGACTGGGATGCCCGGATATTTTGCATTCCTGCCTGCGGTAACCATAGTTGAAATGTGGTTGGAATGGCCTTTGGTTGCCGCATTTACTGCCGCATTTTTGGTGGTGTTGGCTCTCAAGACCTTGTTACGATTGTATCTTACCACATCAAAGTTAAGTTGAATGACGACAGCGTTAAATTTATGTAAAGCCAATATTACAAACGGATAGGAGTGTCCAGAAATGAAAGTGGTAATTCTCGCCGCCGGTGTGGGCAGTCGTCTACGCCCGGAAACAGAAGATAAACCGAAAGCGATGATCCAGGTTCATGGCAAACCCTTGGTTCAATATCAAGTGGAGAGTGTTCGTAAGGCTGGATTTAAGGACGAAGATATTACGGTGCTCGGTGGATACAAGATGGAGCGGATTCAGGAACACTTCGCTGGCACGGATATCCAATTTATCTACAATCCACATTATGAATCCATGAACAACATTTACTCGTTTCTATTAACGGAGAAGCTGAGAGAGGATATTCTCCTCATCAATTCCGACGACTTTTTCGATGAGCGCATGATCTCTTTTATCATGGAGGCATCCGCTCCCACAGCAGTATTGGTGGATACGCAAAAAACATTGACGGAAGAGTCGATGCGGGTACTACTGGATGAAGAGGGAAGACTGACGAAAGTAAATAAAAAGATCGCATTGCATGAAGCCCATGGTGAGTACATCGGGATTTCCAAACTAGCCCGTCCCGATCTGGAAGTGTTGTATCGGACGGCGCGGGCCATGATTGAAAACGGTGAAACCAATGCATGGTATGAAAATGTGTATGAAGCCTGCTCCGGCGATATCGCCATTGTTGGAGTCGATACGCAGGGGCTGCCTTGGGTGGAGATCGATGACTTCAATGATCTGGAAACCGCGAAAAAGTTAGCCGTATCCGTTTTGTCCTGACCGGGAAGGAGCTGGAATCATGACAAAGAAAGTGCATATCCCGGTTCAGTTGATCATTGAACACGGGGCGATCCCTAACCTTCCCCAATCACCGGTGTTTGACTGGTTGAAGGGACAAAAGGTGCTGATGGTAAGCGGAAGCGGAAAGACACGTCGGGTGACAGAACAAGTGCAAGAAGTGATTGTCGGACATGCTGCTACTGTTCAGGTGCTGACGTGCCAAAGCAACAGTCTGGATACAATCAATGAATTGGAGCGGCATGTGCTGGAAGATCCACCGGATATCATCATCGGTGCCGGGGGTGGAAAAGCCCTGGACGTATCCAAAGTTGTTGGTACCCGCAGCAATGTACCGGTAATCCTGTTCCCTACGGCGATTTCCAGCGATGCGATCTGTTCGCCGGTCGCTGTGATCAAGATGTTGAACAAAAGCACCAGTATTGGCGTGAAAATGCCGCAAGCGGTGATCATCGACCTGGATGTGTTGTCCTCGTGTCCGCCACGGCTGATGTCGGCGGGGATTGGCGACCTCCTTTCCAACAAGACGGCGCTGTTTGACTGGCATTTGGCGCACCGTGCTGGAAAAGAAGAGATGAACACATTTGCCAATTTAATGGCCAATAACGCCGTTGAATCGTTTATGAACACCTTGAATCAGGATGAGTATGACGAATCCCTGTTGAAAGTGGCATCCGAAGCTTTGATCATGAGCGGGATCGCGATGTCCATCGCCGGTTCCAGTCGACCTTGCAGCGGCTCGGAGCATTTGATCAGTCATGCGCTTGATTACCATTGTGGAGCGAAGGCACTTCATGGGGAGCAGGTAGCGATCGGTGTTCTATTTAGCCAGTATCTGCAGGGGCGAGTCAAACGGATCGAGTGGTTAGCTCCCTATTATGAAAAGCTGGGATTGCCAACACATTATGAGGATTTGGGGTACACCCGTGAGGAGATGCATCGGGCGATTCAAATGGCACCGTCTATGCGGAACCGGTATACGATTTTAAACGAAGTGGAATTGACTGATGAAGAGATTGATCGCATCCTGGATGAAGTGTATCCTGTTGAGGCGAAAAATCGTTACGACCTGAAAGGCTTAACTGTGGGATGATAAGGAGTACCAACATGTTCGCTAATATCCTGAAATATCGAGAGCTGCTTTACTTCCTAGTCCACAAGGAAGTTCGCATCCGCTATCGCAATTCCTTGTTCGGTTTCTTCTGGACTTTGCTGGAGCCACTAGGCTTGATGGTGATATACACCTTGGTGTTTTCCGTCATCATCAAGGGCATCTCCAAAGGAGTTGAACCCTATCCGCTCTATATTTTGTCGGGATTAATTCCGTGGACCTTTTTCAACAACTCCTTGAAAAAAGGGACCAAAGCGCTGTCAGGGAATGCATCCTTAATTAAAAAGGTGTACTTTCCCCGGGAAATTTTCCCGCTTTCCATGATCACTGCCAATCTGGTTAATTTTATTCCCGCTTTTGTCTTGGTAATCGCCTTTGCCTTCGTGTTGGGGGTGCCGGTTCAATGGGACCAGCTGGTATTGCTGCCGTTCTTCATTCTGCTGCTGGCGGTGTTTGCCTTGGCTTGTTCTTTTCTCATCTCGGTTTTAAACGTCTACTACCGCGATGTGGAGTTTATCACCAATCTGGTGTTACGGGGATGGATGTATCTTAGCCCGATTATTTATCCGATCAGTTTTGTCACAGAAAACGAATCGGAGACAGTCCGACAGTTTGCGGATTTGTATTTCCTCAATCCGATGGCGGTGATCCTCAGTCTGTTTCATGGAATCTTTTTCCCGGATCAGTCCATCTCCTGGGGCTATGTATTATACGTCATCATCTTTATCCTCGTCATGCTCCTGATCTCTTGGTTCATCTTTAAACGGTTGAACCGTCGTGTAGGGGAAGTGATCTGACAATGGATGCCATTGTCGTTGAAAATCTGAGCAAACATTTTCGAAAAGCGTATGATAAGACCTTGAAAGGCTTTTTCATCTCAATGGCCAAAAGGGAAAAGCGGTATAAGGAGTTCATCGCTCTCAACAATGTCTCTTTCACCGTTAAAAAAGGGGAATCCTACGCCATCATCGGAAAAAATGGAGCGGGGAAATCCACCTTGTTTAAAGTGCTTTCCGGCATTATCTACCCGGATGCGGGTAAGGTGCAGATGAATGGGAAAGTGGCTCCTTTGATTGAGCTAGGTGCCGGCCTTTCCCGTGATTTGACCGGTGCGGAAAATATCCGCCTCAACTGTGCCATCTTTGGATTAAATAAGAAGCGAATTGAAGAAGTATACCCTGAGATTGTCGCTTTCTCCGAATTGGAGGAGTTTATCGATACACCCGTCAAGTTTTATTCTTCCGGGATGAAAGCCCGGTTGGGCTTTTCGATCGCTGTTCACATCGACGCCGACATCATCTTGATCGACGAGGTGTTGGCGGTGGGTGATAAGGATTTTAAGAAAAAATGTTACGCCAAAATGGAGGAGCTGCGGGGCTCTGACAAAACTTTGGTCATTGTTTCCCACAGCTTAAAACCCCTCCGCAAAATATGTGATCGGGCCTTGATTTTGGAGCGGGGTTGCGTGGTGGATGTCGGCGGGATCGACGAGATGATCGATAAATACCAAGATGAAAAAAAACCGAAAAAGAACCAGAAGGGAGCGTAAAGTCGATTGAGTGAGGAGAAACCGCAACGATTTACACTGGACGACGTCCATACCACCTATAAAAAGAAAGACGCTTGGTGGACGGTGTTGTTGGTGGATCCGGTCGCATCACGGCTGATCGTGCCGACGGCCAATCATACCAACATCACCCCTAACCAACTCTCCATCTTTTCCTTTATCATCGGCCTGACCGCAGTGACGCTGTTTTATATTGGGTCTTATCCCGCGCTGATCGCCGCGGCGCTTTTGTACCATCTCAGCTTTATCATCGACTGCATGGATGGGAAGATCGCACGCCTCAAAGGGACAGGCTCCACCTTCGGCATGTTGTTGGATATCAGCCTGGACCATATTCGGGTGGTTTTGTGCGGTGTAGCACTCACCCTGGGCCAATACCGGCTGACGGAAGATGTGACGTATCTCTATTTGTTACTCTTGTTTGTTGTCGCCTATTTTACCCGCCATATCAATGCGTTACAGCTGTTTAAGCTACGCCGGGATATGCGGGCAAAGCTGCGCAAAAGCAAACGTAAACTGAAACGTACCGCTGAATTTGCTGGGATTGTGATTGAGAAACCGGAGCCGACTCCGCCGGAGCAAGAGGAAGAAGAAGCGGACAACAATGAGCAGGCAGACGGAACGCAATCCCTCGACAGCTTGCAGCAGAAAAAGAAAATCGATTTACAGCAGGAATTTAAGTCCAAATTCGGCATTTACATGCGTATTCGCGATTTCTTTTTGGAGCGGCGAATTCGGATGCATCTGTTTAGCGGCATTGAATTTCAGATGTTTATCTTTGTGGTGGCCCCCTTGTTTGGAACATTGATTATCAAAGAAACGATTTTCTTTGGGACGATTCTACTGTTTGCGTTTGAGGCATCGATCCTGTATAAAATCTGGCTCTCCACCAAGGACTTTGAGCGCGAATTTAGTAAGATTCAATCGGCGGTAGAGACGATTGAATCGACGCTGCCTGAAGATTGGGAGGAGCAGTATCGTCTACAAAAGGCGGCAGCGAAAGCGGGACAGACAAGCTAAATAAAAAAGCTAAACAAAAAAAGCCCTCGGATTGATTCCGAGAGCTTTTTTTGTTTAGCCGAAGTTCATTGTCTGCTTTTCTCCTTGAATACTGAGAGCATCGACGGGAACTTCAAACCACCAAGCACCATCCGTTTTTTTCACAGGTGCATAGCCCACTTTTTTTAATGACCGGGCGATATCCCAGCTGGCTGTATAAACAAAGGCAGTACTTCCTGCTTCATCGAATTGGATGACCGTCTCTTTCTCTTCCGCTTCTTTCAATTTTCATCCCCCTCACTCTCCTCCAATGCAGAGGCACGAACTCTCGTTCCTGTTTTCTCTTCTTATGTTACCACGTGTGAGTGGATTTGCCACCCTTTTCATTGATTGACTGCATCGACTAAGAAGTTAATAAATAAGATTCTATTTCTAAAATAATGGGGATTGTCCACTGTTTCAAGGTTAATTTTCAACAAAAGATGATAAATATCAAAAATACGTTTAAGTGAGGGCGACAAAAAAGGCGGATTCAGAATTAGGAATGGACGCTTAATACACGGAAACCGGATTGATCCAGAGACTTGGAGATCGCCTCAACATGGGGGGTAGGCGCGATTTTTAATAAAATCCGGCGCGCCGCCGAATCCCCGGCGTCAAAGGTAGCCATCGAGATGATATTAATATCGAAGGGCTTTAAAGTAAGCAGTAATCGTTCCAACACATGGGGAACATCGACAAAAACCCCGATCAGAAAGCGCGCTCCCTTTACCCTGCTGCCTAACGCTTGCACCAAGGCCGATTCCACATCGCTGATTTTGGCGATTCCCGCTAGGGTGATGCCGTCCGCTGCGACGATGGGGACGAAGGGATAACGGATCAAAGTGGGGAGCAATTCCTCAAAATCGGCATCCACGGTTAAGGGTTCGATCCAATCGATTGCCTGGGAAATGGGTTGTTGTAGGAGCTCTGTATGTGTACATCCCATTTTTAAAAATTGTTTCATGATGGTGCTGTATCCGGTGATTCCGGCAAAATGATTTCGTTGGTCGATGACGGGAATCGTCTCCAGTCCGTGATGACGCAGTTGCTTTAACCCTTGTTCGATATTGGATGTTGCCCAGATGATCGCCAATTCATCCCGTGGAGTCATACAGTTTTTAATCAGCATAAAAAACGATCTCTCCCCTTTTTGATTACTGCAACCAGTATATGGGGAGTATCCGGTTTGATGACCGCCTTTAGCTACGGGCTCGCCTTTTTTGACCGATTACCCAAACAACCGCCACCACCGATCCCACGACAGTGGCGATCACATAAAAATTGTCAACCCACCAATCCACTCTTAACCATTGATTCCACATGTTTCTCCTCCTTTGTGCCTTCGCTCCATTCTTCGTTAACGAACCTCCTTGGAGCTGACTCCTATGAAATGCAACATAGGGCAGAAGCGGGTGATGCCCTCTGCCACTTTCATTCCCGCCAGGATTGCGATGAACAGGGCCCTTATGCTGTCAGTACGGCGTGTCAGTCGAGCGGCACTCCACGCCAACCCCGCCAAACCAAAGGTGATTCGCAGTAAAGCGTCAATGGTACCCACGTTTTTTTGCATGTTCGATCCCCTCCTTTCCTTCCATCGATTCGGATCGTTGCAAACGATAGTATGGTCATTTTGAAGTGGGATCAAACGGTGAAGGGAATTGGTGGGTTGTGGTAGTATGGTCTGGAAAAGGAGGAAATTGCGGATGATGAACACCTCTGTGGAAGAGCGGCTGGCCGTCATTGAGACGACAATGGGACGGCGCCCGCCGACAGTTTGGTTCAAAGGTGGACAGGTGTTAAATGTGTATACCGGAGCTGTGGAATACCAGGATGTTTGGGTCGGTGGGAGTCAGATCGCTTTTGTTGGCTCCCGTGAAGAGGGCAAACTAAACCCGGACAGCAGCACAAAAGTGGTGGATGTGGAAGGAATGGTGCTGGTACCGGGCTATATCGAACCACATTCGCATCCGTTTCAGTTATATAATCCGGTTTCATTGACGGAAAAAGTGCTTCCCCTGGGAACGACAGCCATGATCCATGATAATCTTTATTTTTTTCGCTCGTTGGACGATGATCGCTGGCAAGAATGGAGGGAACGGCTAACTGCTTCGGCGGTCCACCACTTTTGGTGGGCGCGGTTGGATGCACAGGCACGTCTGGATGCAGATGAAGATCCGTTTACCCTGGAGCGGGTGAAATTAGCTATGTCTCATCCTTCAACGCTGCAAGCGGGTGAGTTGACCGATTGGATGCCGCTGTTGTCCGGCGATCAAAAACGAGTGGCGATGGTGGAACAGGCCCATCGCTATGGCAAGCGAGTGGAGGGCCATTCCCCTGGTGCTTCGTACCGAACATTATCCCGATTGGCGGCAGCGGGGGTTACCGGTGATCATGAGAGCATCACCGTAGAGGAGGTGCTGCACCGTTTACGCCTGGGTTATATGACGACGCTGCGATACAGTTCATTGCGCCCCGATCTGCCGGATTTAATCCGGGGATTGTTGCAGCAGCAAGCACCGGTGCCATGGCATCGTCTGATGATGACGACGGATGGTCCTACTCCTCCGGCATTGCGCCAAGGACATGTGGATGCAATGATCCGGGTAGCCATCCAAGCAGGCTGCCCGCCTGAACATGCCTATGGGATGGTAACCCTCAATCCGGCTGTCTATTTTGGTCTGGATGCTCATATCGGCGGGATTGCTCCGGGACGATCGGCGGATATCAATGTGTTGCGCTCACTGGAAGATCCGACACCGATTCAGGTGTTTGTTCGAGGAGAACGGGCGGCGCAATCCGGACGCCTGTTAGTGGAGCAGCCGCAACCGGATTGGGAGCGCTTTCCTCCCCTCATTTCCGCACCGTGGCGGCTGCAGAAGAAGGATGTCGCTTTATCCCTTGAAAAAGGGGAGCAGGCGCCGGTGATTCATCTGGTCAATCCGGTCATTACCCAACTAAAATGGGAAGCGGTCGACGAGGTGGATGAGGAGCGTCTATTTGTCAGCTTAATCGACCCTGCCGGTCAATGGACCACCCAAGCGTTTTTGCGCGGATTTGCCCGCGGGATCGACGGATTGGCCAGCAGCTACAACGGTTCCGGCGATTTGCTACTGTTGGGTCGAGATCCGGATGCGATGGTGAAGGCGGGTCAACGTGTGTTAGACAACGGTGGTGGGATCGCCTGGTTTCAGGGTGGAGGAGAATCCTTTTTCTTGCCCCTCCCGATTGGCGGCAAGATGAGCGATCAGCCTATCGATGATCTGATTGAGAAGTCGGAGGAATTGGTAACGAAACTGAAAAACTTTGACCACCCGTTTCACGATCCCATCTATACCTTTTTATTTTTATCATCGACGCACCTGCCCCAAGTGCGCTTAACCCGTGATGGTTTGGTACGAATCAAAGATGGAGCGATCATCCGCCCTGCGACTCCCCTTACCTGATAGACGAATGGCTTGACTCCCTGCTATTCTAGCCATAGAATAACAGTGCAAAATGTCTGCCATTACATTGGGAAA
This window harbors:
- a CDS encoding CDP-alcohol phosphatidyltransferase family protein is translated as MSEEKPQRFTLDDVHTTYKKKDAWWTVLLVDPVASRLIVPTANHTNITPNQLSIFSFIIGLTAVTLFYIGSYPALIAAALLYHLSFIIDCMDGKIARLKGTGSTFGMLLDISLDHIRVVLCGVALTLGQYRLTEDVTYLYLLLLFVVAYFTRHINALQLFKLRRDMRAKLRKSKRKLKRTAEFAGIVIEKPEPTPPEQEEEEADNNEQADGTQSLDSLQQKKKIDLQQEFKSKFGIYMRIRDFFLERRIRMHLFSGIEFQMFIFVVAPLFGTLIIKETIFFGTILLFAFEASILYKIWLSTKDFEREFSKIQSAVETIESTLPEDWEEQYRLQKAAAKAGQTS
- a CDS encoding EYxxD motif small membrane protein, which encodes MWNQWLRVDWWVDNFYVIATVVGSVVAVVWVIGQKRRARS
- a CDS encoding YgaP family membrane protein, which codes for MQKNVGTIDALLRITFGLAGLAWSAARLTRRTDSIRALFIAILAGMKVAEGITRFCPMLHFIGVSSKEVR
- a CDS encoding ABC transporter ATP-binding protein yields the protein MDAIVVENLSKHFRKAYDKTLKGFFISMAKREKRYKEFIALNNVSFTVKKGESYAIIGKNGAGKSTLFKVLSGIIYPDAGKVQMNGKVAPLIELGAGLSRDLTGAENIRLNCAIFGLNKKRIEEVYPEIVAFSELEEFIDTPVKFYSSGMKARLGFSIAVHIDADIILIDEVLAVGDKDFKKKCYAKMEELRGSDKTLVIVSHSLKPLRKICDRALILERGCVVDVGGIDEMIDKYQDEKKPKKNQKGA
- a CDS encoding adenine deaminase C-terminal domain-containing protein, whose amino-acid sequence is MMNTSVEERLAVIETTMGRRPPTVWFKGGQVLNVYTGAVEYQDVWVGGSQIAFVGSREEGKLNPDSSTKVVDVEGMVLVPGYIEPHSHPFQLYNPVSLTEKVLPLGTTAMIHDNLYFFRSLDDDRWQEWRERLTASAVHHFWWARLDAQARLDADEDPFTLERVKLAMSHPSTLQAGELTDWMPLLSGDQKRVAMVEQAHRYGKRVEGHSPGASYRTLSRLAAAGVTGDHESITVEEVLHRLRLGYMTTLRYSSLRPDLPDLIRGLLQQQAPVPWHRLMMTTDGPTPPALRQGHVDAMIRVAIQAGCPPEHAYGMVTLNPAVYFGLDAHIGGIAPGRSADINVLRSLEDPTPIQVFVRGERAAQSGRLLVEQPQPDWERFPPLISAPWRLQKKDVALSLEKGEQAPVIHLVNPVITQLKWEAVDEVDEERLFVSLIDPAGQWTTQAFLRGFARGIDGLASSYNGSGDLLLLGRDPDAMVKAGQRVLDNGGGIAWFQGGGESFFLPLPIGGKMSDQPIDDLIEKSEELVTKLKNFDHPFHDPIYTFLFLSSTHLPQVRLTRDGLVRIKDGAIIRPATPLT